The genomic interval AAAATAAATTGGATAAATACACCAATGCCTGCAATTATTGTAGTAAACACATAATCCTTTTCTAATACATTTGTCTGTTTTTTTGTTATATTTTCTTTTATATAAAAACCAAATAATGCCAAGATAAACGGAACACTATTATTCACTAAGTCATTAAAGCTTTCTATATAGTCCTCACTCGAAATGAAGACAATAGAGGTTATAAGTATCATTATTATAGATATTAATGATAAAGGAGTTTTAAGAATATATCCCTTAAATAAAAAATAAATAGCATTTAAAAATAATACAATTACTACAATAATGTTAAACCATGATATTGGTAATTCACCATAGTCACCACCAAATATATTTATGAAAGAGAATGGTAGAGATAATATTAGAACTCTTGTAATTGCGAAATAAAAACTGTATTTTTTTATCGAATAGGCAAATACAGATGTATAAAATAATAAACATAAAACAAATGTTACAATTACATTATTTATCGTCAAGATATATATAGATAATAAAATAAATAAAATGTAATAGATTATTATTTGCAAAAAAAACATCCTATCTCTGATTGGGTTAAATATAATTAAATTTATTTTATAGATGAATAATGAACTAGTTATTCTAAGGCTAAACACGTTTGTTATACTTCCATACAGACAAAAAGCCAATAGTATAATTTGAGTAAGCCACCATTAAATTCTAGGTTAAATATTGGAGTTAATAGACATTACTTTTATAATAATTATGGAATACCTTAACCGCTTCAATTGTAAATAATATTATTTAATGAATTTAAAAACGTCTTTACCATATATTATTTTTCTATACATCCAAAAAGGAAATAAGCACCTAATTAGTACATCAATCTTCTCTTTTAAATTTAGTTTACCTAAATATTTGATAGCTTCATTTTTGTTCCCGTTTGCAATACATACTTTTGACAATTTATAATTATAGTTTTCACCTAAGTTACTACGTACACTATTAGGGTTTATCCTATAATACAATAAATTTTTATTTAAGTAATAAAATCGACCTTTATTCCTTATGATCCTTAGCCACAGCTCGTGGTCTTGTCCTGTTATATAGTTTTCATCATATAACCCAACATTATAAATCGTTTCTTTTTTTATCATTGTTGATGGGTGAATAATATAGTTGAAATACGGCATTAATTTGATCATTTCATCACTGTTATTCGGCCTCCATGCGTCACACACATGGTTCGATTTATCATTTATTATACATGCATTAGTAAAAACCACATCTACATCTTTGTTCTGTTCAAATACATGTATTTGATTTAAAAACCTGTCTTTACAAGCAATGTCATCGGCATCCATTCTAGCTATTACTTCTCCTGATGATAATGAAATCATTTTATTTAGATTTTTAGTAAGACCTTTGTTTTCGTGATTTTTAAAATATTTTATTCTAGTATCTTTGGGTATAAATTTATATATTATTTCTTCAGTTTTATCAGTCGAACAGTCGTTAACAATTAATAATTCAAAGTTTGAATAAGATTGATTTAATATACTTCTTAGGCATTCATTTAAGTATTTTTCACCATTATAAACTGACATAATTACACTAATTTTCATTTAAATAACTCCTGGTATTTATAGATCATATATTGAATTATCCAAAATATAATAAATTCTAAGTGTTTATTAGAGTATTATATTCCTGTTCCAATCTGTTTACCATTGATTCAATCGAAAACTCCTTAGCACGATTCAAACCATAATTAATTATTTTTGGTGATTTTTCCTCATCTATTAATATGGATCTTACCTTCTTGGCTAACATTTCTGGGTCTCCTTGAGAGAAGATCATATCTTTTCGCTCTACTACATCTCGTAAACCCGTGACGTCACTAACTAAAACAGGAATACCACTCGCCATTGCTTCCACTGCTACTAACCCAAAACCTTCCCAATGTGAAGATAAAACAAAAATGTCGGCAGTTTTTAAAATTTGAGGAATATCTTTTCGAAATCCCAAAAAGGAGACTCTATGGTGTACGCCTTCACTGATGGTGATTAATTTAATATTTTCTGTCCATCCCCCATCTCCAACGAGTATCAATTTGAATGAGTCATCTAAATAACTTAAACTCTTTATCAAAGTTTCGTGATCTTTTTGATGATCAAATCTTGCTATCATAACAATTAATTTATCATTTTTTTTGATGTTAGCGAATAAGTATGATCTATCATAGGGCTTTGCATCAGTATAATCAGATAGATTTATACCATTAGGAATAATTCTTGCTTTCTTATCGGTTGATGGAATCCATTGAATAAGGTTTTGTTTAGTTCCTTCACTTATGCAAAAAATACGTTGATATCTTTTATAGATAATAGATTCAATATGTCTGAAGTAAGACTTATCACGACGACGGTTATGGGTGCTGTGTTCTGTATACACGAGTTTGAAATCTTTATTAACAAATAAACTGCAAAGTGCTACCCAGTAGAGAGCAGGAAATAAATGAACATGAACAATATCATAATCACCTTTCGCAATAACCTTCTTCAATTCATTGATTTGACTGGGGGAATGTAGAGACCTACTATTTGATACATAAACTTGTATGCCTTTAGATTTCACAGTATCTAAATAATGGTTATTTTGTTGGCTCAAAACCATTACTTCCACATCTGCCCCACGTTCTTTCTGACTAAGAACCGTATCATGTAATAGCTTTTCCGCTCCTCCACCCGTAAAGGCATTTATCACGTGCAAAACTCTCATACAATCCCCTATCTTTCCATCATTCAGGTTGTTCTCTTAGTTTAGAATAATTTTTCTCAACCTATTTCCTTTTGTATTTCTTCCATATAAGCATCAACAACAATCTGACGATCAAATTCTTCTTCAATTTTTTTCCGTGCGGCTATTCCCATTTGTCTCTTTTCTTCATGAGAAAGATTTAAAAACATTTCAATCTTGTCTATAAGATTCTGACTGTTCTCTTGTTCAACAACATATCCATTAATGCCGTCATCAACTATTTCCCTGCACCCGCTGCGGTTAGTTGTAATAATCGGACGACCGCTTGCGGCGCTTTCTAATAAAACGTTGGACATACCCTCAGGATAATAAGTAGGATGAATTGTGCAATGAGAGATTTTGTGAAACTCTCTTACATCACTTTGCATACCGTGATACTGGATAATATCCTCGTTTTGTAATTTATTAAGTTCACCTTGATATGCTTCTTCGCAGAATCCTAGTACATGGAACCTGGTATTAGGATACTTTTCCCGTATGAATCTTGCCGCTTTTAGGTATTCGTCAATTCCTTTTTTTTGCATAACACGAGATACAAATAGAAAGTGTATTGGATCATCTTTTGGATAGTCTAATAATCTATAGTGTTTCAAATTCACACCTGAACCCGGTATTAATCTATCGTTACCACTCACAACTGATTTTTCCTTAAAGATATGTTCATTTTCCTTATTTTGAAAAAACACACAGTCGGATCTTTTTAACCCAACCTTATATAAAAGTAAAGTAATTTTCTGCAACAAACCGTTTCCTTCGGCAGCAGTACCAAGTCCTGTAATATTGGTTATATATGGGATTCCTTTCACCCTACAAGCTAGGCCACCATAAACATTGGGTTTTATCGTATATGTTAGAACAGCATCAGGATTAACATTGTTAATGATTTGTAAATAATTAAAGAATAATTTTATGTCAGAAATGGGATTGGTTCCTCGTCTGCTCATAGGGGTATTAATATACTTACAACCCATCTCCTCTAGATCAGGAACTAAATCACCATGGGGTGATGAGACATAAACCTCATAATCCACGAGTAAAGCTTCAATAACTTCCTTTCTAAACTTATATAATCCAACATCATTATTAGCTAGTATTAGAATCCTTGCCATCATTTGCTCCCCTAACTTAAACCTAGAAGTAAATCCCGTAGTGACTACCTAAACGGCTTCCCAAACTACTTTTTATCTAAGTAATAATAGAATTTAATTCATTTAAAGTGTGGATTGAATAATCTTCTTTGATATTACTCAAATAGTTTTTATCTTTATAAACTCCATCTCGGTAAATTCTTATTGTCTTTATGGGGTACATACTGCCTATATAAAAATCTTTTTCAGGATTATCACCAATATATATCATATCATTGAATTTAACATTCAGTTTTTCTTTCATTACTTCAAATGATTTAGGATGCGGCTTCCAGTATTCTTTTCCTAATTCATCTGTTACAATAATTTCATTAAAATAATTAACTGCTTTTACAGCCTTTAGCTTTTGACGTTGTGCACTTGCATAACCATCAGTAATAATACCAATTTTAATGTTTTTTTCCTTTAGTAGTCCCAAGCATGGTAATACGTCATCAAAGAAATCTATATTTGGTAAATGGTTACGGTAGTCTTTTACTAGCTCCATTATATCGCTTTGAGAGTAGGCAACGCCCAGTTTATCAAATAACCTATTAAAAACTTTCTTAGGGCTATCTTTATAAAGATCAATTAACAAATTATATAGTTCTTCTTCATCTTTGCCATAGCTTTTTTTTATTATCTTAGCTATGTGTAGATAACCACTTTCTACATACTTTCTTTCTGAAATTAACGTATCATCCAAATCAAATATAACTGCTCTCGTCATTTACTATAACTCCAAATCCTCATTTAAACAAATGCTGCTATCAAATCTTAAAAAAGTAAGTTTATCCTTGTAATTCTCGTTATACTCTAACTTTTCTCCCATCAGAAGACGAAAAAGATTTTCACAAGAGTCAGCGCCACTCATAATACTCATAGGTGCTCCTCCCCCAAACCTAGGATTTATTTCAATATAATTTATGCCTTTTCTTGTCTTCATTAGTTGAACAGTTATATGCCCAATGGGCTTTAGTACATTCATTAAATCAGTAACATTATCAATGATCTCCCTATCCCTAACAACCTTTCCCTTAGAAATTTCACCGCTACGAGTAGCTATCCTTAAACGGGGAACAATTGAGATAATATTACTTTCAAAATCTAAAAATACATCTACAGTAAACTCTTCGCCTTCCATAAAATCTTGAATTATGGGATCTTTAACAATCCCCTTATATATGTTTAATTCACTAAGGTTATTCACTTTGAAGGTGTTTACACTAGAACTGCCAGATTTAGGTTTTATAAAAATTGGAAATTGCAGATTGCCATCCGCAACCTCTTCGTCCGTATACATCTTGGGGATTCCAAAACTATTCTGCTCTAAATATTTTTGCGTATTGATTTTATCTCTGCATACCTCAACAACCTTATAATCCGAAATCAATACCCTTGCACTTGTTTGTTTCTCAATCAAGTCTTTATTTTCTGCAAGAAGTAACAAATCTGTATCAATGGTTGGAATAACTAAAGAAATTTTTTCATTATTGCATGCATCAATGATAGAATTAATATAATTAGGTTCACTAATACGAGGTAATTCATAAGTTCTATCTGCAAAGTATAAAGCAGGTGCTGTATTGGAGCAGTCACCGGCTACAATATTACTTTTAACATTTAATTTTTCCGCTGCTTGCTGGAAACACTGTACCAGTTCTACGCGTCTTCCTGCACTTAAAATTAATATGTTTATCTCATTCATTTATTGTCCCCTGCCTTACTACCTTCAAAGTATTCCATTGTTGCTGCAGACTCTGAATTAATTCCTTCCCTAACAAAAACCTTTTTTATAGTTAAAAAAATAATTCTCCAATCTCCAACAAAGCTTAAATTATCCACATATTCAACGTCGAAATTAAATCTTTCTTCCCAGCTAATGCCATTCCTGCCGTTCACCTGTGCCAAACCAGATAAGCCAGGTCTAACTTCGTGACGTCGTTTTTGATGAGCATTATAAAGTGGCAAATACTGAACCAATAAAGGCCTTGGTCCAATAACCGACATATCCCCCTTAAGAATATTAAACAACTCCGGCAATTCATCAAGGGATGTAGAACGTAGCAACCTGCCAAATTTCGTTAGTCTAACATTATCAGGTAACAGCTTTCCATTGCTGTCTTTTTGGTCTGTCATTGTCTTAAATTTATACATCGTAAATATTTTCTCATTGAGACCTGGTCTTTCTTGTTTAAATAGAATTGGCTTACCCAATTTAATTCTTACAAGGATAGAAACCATCAAAAAGACTGGGCTGAGAATTATAATAGCAATCAATGAAAGTATGAAATCCATAGGCCTTTTTATAAACTTTTTATAAATACCTACCTTTGATTTCTCCATCACCTTGACCACAATCTTTTAATAATTTCTACAATCCTCTTCAATTCTTTGTCTGTCATTTTCGTATCAGATGGAAGGCAAACACCGTTCTCAAACAACTCTTCCGATACGCCTTCACCAATAAAGTCATACTTCTCAAAAAAAGGTTGCAAATGGAGTGGCTTCCAAACAGGTCTTGATTCAATGTTTTCATGTTCAAGTGCTTCTATTACATCAATCGGTCTAACCCGGCCATTCAAAGTTAGCGAACTAAGCCAACGATTAGGTTCATCCCAATCGTTAGAAGGCATGAATTGAACACCATCTAATCCACCTAACTCTTTTTGGTAATAGTCAAATATATACCGCTTTTTCTCAACTCTTTGATCAAGCACCTTAAGCTGACCTCTACCAATACCAGCGACCACATTGCTCATTCTGTAATTATAACCTAGTTCACTATGCTGATAATGCCTTGCTTGATCCCGTGATTGTGTCGCCCAAAATCTTGCTTTTGAAATACGTTCTTCTTTATTGGAAGTGAGTGCTCCTCCACCGGATGTCGTAATGATCTTATTTCCATTAAAGGAAAAGATGCCATAGTCACCAAACGTTCCTGTGTGTTGACCTTTATAATAAGTACCTAAAGACTCAGCAGCATCTTCTATTAAAGTAACATCATGCTTATTACAAATATTGACGATTTCATCCATATCAGCAGATAGCCCATACAAATGAACAACAATAATTGCTTTTACCTCAGGATATTTTTCAAAAGCTTCTTCTAAGGCTTCCGGAGACATATTCCAAGTTTCTTTATTACTGTCTATAAAAACTGGAATCGCATTTTGATAAATGATTGGATTCGCCGTTGCAGAGAATGTTAGCGTCGGACAAAAAACAATATCTTCTTCGCCAACACCGATCGCTTTTAATGCCAGATGAATTGCTGCTGTCCCGGAACTTAATGCCGCTGCATGTTTACTGCCTACCTTAAGTGCTAGCTCGTTTTCAAACTCATTAACATTCTTACCTAATGGAGCAATCCAATTTGTATCAAATGCTTCTTTAACGTATTCTCTTTCATAGCCTTCATCACTCATATGTGGAGATGAAAGATAAATTTTTTCTCCCACTCTATAAGACGCCCTTTCTTTGTACGCTGTTTTAGTAACATGTTAGTTGCTTAGTACTTCATTGGAATTAATCTCTTTTTCCAACAAACTACTAACCTACTAAATCAAATGATATGGCCGAAACCTCCATTAATAGTTCAGGAGGTTTATCGGCTTTTATTTTATGTTTATAATCCAGATTAACCCTGCAATATCACGTTGCCTTCTTTGGTCTTCTCTAATGGCCTTCCAACTGAGTGATATTCAATGCCAGCTTCTTTCATCTCATCCAATCCAAAACAATTTCGGCCATCAATTACTAAAGGATATGTCATTGATCTAAATACTTCCAAGTCAACATGCTTCACGTCATCCCACTCGGTTACAATCAACGTTGCATCACTATCTTCGACTGCTGCATCCACACTATCAGCATAGAACATACCATCACTCAGGACTGTTTTGGCATTATCCATTGCAATCGGATCATAGCCGACGACTTCAGCACCCTGCTCAATAAGTTTTTCCGTTAGTACAATAGAAGCAGCCTCTCGCATATCATCTGTATTCGGTTTAAAGGCTAATCCGAGCACCGCAATTCGCTTACCTTTCAATGAGGTGAATCGCTCGTATAATTTATCTAATAATAAGGCCTGCTGTTTCTGATTGACTTTCACAACACCTTTTAGCAGTTCAAAATCATAATCAACGTTACCGGCAATCTGAATGAGTGCTTTGGTATCTTTAGGGAAGCAGGAGCCACCATAACCGATGCCGGCATTCAAGAATTTATCGCCGATACGTTTATCCATACCCATTCCTTTGGCAACATCGTCCACATTCGCGTTGACACGATCACAGATATTCGCTATTTCATTGATAAAGCTTATTTTTGTGGCCAGGAAAGCATTTGAAGCATATTTAATCATTTCTGCACTTCTGACATCTGTCTTATATATTGGAACACCAAAGGGCTCGTTAATGTCTTCAATAATTTTTGCTGCAGCGTCACTATCGGAACCAATGACGATACGATCGCCATTGAATGAATCATGAATGGCTGATCCTTCTTTTAGAAATTCCGGGTTTGATACAACGTCAATGTTGACGTCTTTAGACAAATTATTAGTTATGACATCCCTGATTTTATCATTTGTACCAACTGGAACGGTGCTTTTTGTCACAACAACTGTATCTTTTTGGACATGTCCTGCAATGTCAAATGCTACCTGTTTAACAAATGATAAGTCGGCCGTGCCATCTTCCATCTCCGGTGTCCCAACCGCAATATAGGTAACATCGGTATTATTAAGTCCGGTTGTATAATCCGTTGTAAAGTGCAAGCGACTTTCCTCGATGTTATTCGTCATCATTTCAGACAGGCCAGGTTCATAGATGGGTGAAATGCCCTGTTTCATCTGCTCGACTTTCGTCTCATCTATATCTATACATGTTACATAATGGCCTATTTCAGACAGACTGACGCCGGTAACTAATCCGACATAACCAGTACCAACAACAGAAATATTCATGTTATACCACCTGCCTTGTTATATGTTTGCTTTTTCCGTTAATAAGTCTTTCATCATTTGTTCAACATCGTCACTATACGCTTCGTTTTGCAGTGCAAATTCCAGGTTTGTCCGTATGAAACCTAATTTCTCACCAACATCATAGCGCTTACCCTCGAAATCATAGGCATAGACCTGTTGTAACGCATTAATTTTTTGAATGGCATCGGTCAGCTGAATTTCACCGCCGGCACCTAATTCCTGCTTATCCAAATAGGTGAAAATCTCAGGGGTCAACACATAACGACCCATAATCGCCAAGTTAGAAGGGGCATTGCCCTGTTGTGGCTTTTCGACAAAGTTATTCACCTGATACCGGCGGCCTTCCACTGTATTCGGATCAACAATGCCATAACGGTGTGTCTGTTCAAATGGTACTTGCTGAACACCGACGACAGAACTCTCGGTATCTTCATATTGCTGAATAAGCTGTCTGAGTCCTGGTGTCTCAGCTTGAACAATATCATCACCTAACAGAACGGCAAATGGCTCATCACCAATGAAC from Lentibacillus cibarius carries:
- a CDS encoding HAD family hydrolase — protein: MTRAVIFDLDDTLISERKYVESGYLHIAKIIKKSYGKDEEELYNLLIDLYKDSPKKVFNRLFDKLGVAYSQSDIMELVKDYRNHLPNIDFFDDVLPCLGLLKEKNIKIGIITDGYASAQRQKLKAVKAVNYFNEIIVTDELGKEYWKPHPKSFEVMKEKLNVKFNDMIYIGDNPEKDFYIGSMYPIKTIRIYRDGVYKDKNYLSNIKEDYSIHTLNELNSIIT
- the galU gene encoding UTP--glucose-1-phosphate uridylyltransferase GalU gives rise to the protein MQTVKKAIIPAAGLGTRFLPVTKAMPKEMLPIVDKPTIQYIVEEAIESGIEDIIIVTGKGKRAIEDHFDHNFELEDNLMKKEKFDMLEKVNYASNVDIHYIRQKDPKGLGHAVWCARKFIGDEPFAVLLGDDIVQAETPGLRQLIQQYEDTESSVVGVQQVPFEQTHRYGIVDPNTVEGRRYQVNNFVEKPQQGNAPSNLAIMGRYVLTPEIFTYLDKQELGAGGEIQLTDAIQKINALQQVYAYDFEGKRYDVGEKLGFIRTNLEFALQNEAYSDDVEQMMKDLLTEKANI
- a CDS encoding UDP-glucose dehydrogenase family protein — protein: MNISVVGTGYVGLVTGVSLSEIGHYVTCIDIDETKVEQMKQGISPIYEPGLSEMMTNNIEESRLHFTTDYTTGLNNTDVTYIAVGTPEMEDGTADLSFVKQVAFDIAGHVQKDTVVVTKSTVPVGTNDKIRDVITNNLSKDVNIDVVSNPEFLKEGSAIHDSFNGDRIVIGSDSDAAAKIIEDINEPFGVPIYKTDVRSAEMIKYASNAFLATKISFINEIANICDRVNANVDDVAKGMGMDKRIGDKFLNAGIGYGGSCFPKDTKALIQIAGNVDYDFELLKGVVKVNQKQQALLLDKLYERFTSLKGKRIAVLGLAFKPNTDDMREAASIVLTEKLIEQGAEVVGYDPIAMDNAKTVLSDGMFYADSVDAAVEDSDATLIVTEWDDVKHVDLEVFRSMTYPLVIDGRNCFGLDEMKEAGIEYHSVGRPLEKTKEGNVILQG
- a CDS encoding glycosyltransferase family 2 protein — protein: MKISVIMSVYNGEKYLNECLRSILNQSYSNFELLIVNDCSTDKTEEIIYKFIPKDTRIKYFKNHENKGLTKNLNKMISLSSGEVIARMDADDIACKDRFLNQIHVFEQNKDVDVVFTNACIINDKSNHVCDAWRPNNSDEMIKLMPYFNYIIHPSTMIKKETIYNVGLYDENYITGQDHELWLRIIRNKGRFYYLNKNLLYYRINPNSVRSNLGENYNYKLSKVCIANGNKNEAIKYLGKLNLKEKIDVLIRCLFPFWMYRKIIYGKDVFKFIK
- a CDS encoding glycosyltransferase, with product MINAFTGGGAEKLLHDTVLSQKERGADVEVMVLSQQNNHYLDTVKSKGIQVYVSNSRSLHSPSQINELKKVIAKGDYDIVHVHLFPALYWVALCSLFVNKDFKLVYTEHSTHNRRRDKSYFRHIESIIYKRYQRIFCISEGTKQNLIQWIPSTDKKARIIPNGINLSDYTDAKPYDRSYLFANIKKNDKLIVMIARFDHQKDHETLIKSLSYLDDSFKLILVGDGGWTENIKLITISEGVHHRVSFLGFRKDIPQILKTADIFVLSSHWEGFGLVAVEAMASGIPVLVSDVTGLRDVVERKDMIFSQGDPEMLAKKVRSILIDEEKSPKIINYGLNRAKEFSIESMVNRLEQEYNTLINT
- a CDS encoding DegT/DnrJ/EryC1/StrS family aminotransferase translates to MGEKIYLSSPHMSDEGYEREYVKEAFDTNWIAPLGKNVNEFENELALKVGSKHAAALSSGTAAIHLALKAIGVGEEDIVFCPTLTFSATANPIIYQNAIPVFIDSNKETWNMSPEALEEAFEKYPEVKAIIVVHLYGLSADMDEIVNICNKHDVTLIEDAAESLGTYYKGQHTGTFGDYGIFSFNGNKIITTSGGGALTSNKEERISKARFWATQSRDQARHYQHSELGYNYRMSNVVAGIGRGQLKVLDQRVEKKRYIFDYYQKELGGLDGVQFMPSNDWDEPNRWLSSLTLNGRVRPIDVIEALEHENIESRPVWKPLHLQPFFEKYDFIGEGVSEELFENGVCLPSDTKMTDKELKRIVEIIKRLWSR
- a CDS encoding ATP-grasp domain-containing protein — its product is MNEINILILSAGRRVELVQCFQQAAEKLNVKSNIVAGDCSNTAPALYFADRTYELPRISEPNYINSIIDACNNEKISLVIPTIDTDLLLLAENKDLIEKQTSARVLISDYKVVEVCRDKINTQKYLEQNSFGIPKMYTDEEVADGNLQFPIFIKPKSGSSSVNTFKVNNLSELNIYKGIVKDPIIQDFMEGEEFTVDVFLDFESNIISIVPRLRIATRSGEISKGKVVRDREIIDNVTDLMNVLKPIGHITVQLMKTRKGINYIEINPRFGGGAPMSIMSGADSCENLFRLLMGEKLEYNENYKDKLTFLRFDSSICLNEDLEL
- a CDS encoding glycosyltransferase family 4 protein; this encodes MARILILANNDVGLYKFRKEVIEALLVDYEVYVSSPHGDLVPDLEEMGCKYINTPMSRRGTNPISDIKLFFNYLQIINNVNPDAVLTYTIKPNVYGGLACRVKGIPYITNITGLGTAAEGNGLLQKITLLLYKVGLKRSDCVFFQNKENEHIFKEKSVVSGNDRLIPGSGVNLKHYRLLDYPKDDPIHFLFVSRVMQKKGIDEYLKAARFIREKYPNTRFHVLGFCEEAYQGELNKLQNEDIIQYHGMQSDVREFHKISHCTIHPTYYPEGMSNVLLESAASGRPIITTNRSGCREIVDDGINGYVVEQENSQNLIDKIEMFLNLSHEEKRQMGIAARKKIEEEFDRQIVVDAYMEEIQKEIG
- a CDS encoding sugar transferase, with product MEKSKVGIYKKFIKRPMDFILSLIAIIILSPVFLMVSILVRIKLGKPILFKQERPGLNEKIFTMYKFKTMTDQKDSNGKLLPDNVRLTKFGRLLRSTSLDELPELFNILKGDMSVIGPRPLLVQYLPLYNAHQKRRHEVRPGLSGLAQVNGRNGISWEERFNFDVEYVDNLSFVGDWRIIFLTIKKVFVREGINSESAATMEYFEGSKAGDNK